A genome region from Ursus arctos isolate Adak ecotype North America unplaced genomic scaffold, UrsArc2.0 scaffold_18, whole genome shotgun sequence includes the following:
- the LPAR1 gene encoding lysophosphatidic acid receptor 1 isoform X2, translating into MVAASTSTPVNSPPQFTAMNEPQCFYNESIAFFYNRSGKYLATEWNTVSKLVMGLGITVCIFIMLANLLVMVAIYVNRRFHFPIYYLMANLAAADFFAGLAYFYLMFNTGPNTRRLTVSTWLLRQGLIDTSLTASVANLLAIAIERHITVFRMQLHTRMSNRRVVVVIVVIWTMAIVMGAIPSVGWNCICDIENCSNMAPLYSDSYLVFWAIFNLVTFVVMVVLYAHIFGYVRQRTMRMSRHSSGPRRNRDTMMSLLKTVVIVLGPKRCRDSLNRA; encoded by the exons ATGGTCGCTGCCTCCACTTCCACCCCTGTAAATTCACCACCCCAG ttCACAGCCATGAATGAACCACAGTGCTTCTACAATGAGTCCATTGCCTTCTTTTATAACCGGAGTGGAAAGTATCTTGCCACCGAATGGAACACGGTCAGCAAGCTGGTGATGGGACTTGGAATCACTGTCTGTATCTTCATCATGTTGGCCAACCTCCTCGTCATGGTAGCAATCTATGTCAACCGCCGCTTCCATTTTCCTATTTATTACTTAATGGCTAATCTGGCTGCTGCAGACTTCTTTGCTGGGTTGGCGTATTTCTACCTAATGTTCAACACAGGACCCAACACTCGGAGACTGACGGTCAGCACGTGGCTCCTCCGCCAGGGCCTCATTGACACCAGCCTGACAGCATCTGTGGCCAACCTACTGGCTATTGCAATCGAGAGGCACATTACGGTTTTCCGCATGCAGCTTCACACACGGATGAGCAACCggcgggtggtggtggtgattgtgGTCATCTGGACAATGGCCATTGTCATGGGCGCTATACCCAGTGTGGGCTGGAACTGCATCTGTGATATCGAAAATTGTTCCAACATGGCGCCCCTCTATAGTGACTCTTACTTAGTCTTCTGGGCCATTTTCAACTTGGTGACCTTTGTTGTCATGGTGGTTCTCTATGCTCATATCTTTGGCTATGTTCGCCAGAGGACTATGAGAATGTCTCGGCATAGTTCTGGACCCCGGCGGAATCGGGATACCATGATGAGTCTTCTGAAGACTGTGGTCATTGTGCTTG